The Acanthochromis polyacanthus isolate Apoly-LR-REF ecotype Palm Island chromosome 2, KAUST_Apoly_ChrSc, whole genome shotgun sequence genome contains a region encoding:
- the cog8 gene encoding conserved oligomeric Golgi complex subunit 8, which produces MAAVDVEDESILASIFKDSFPDSWRDNPDFAAYLSELSSFGVEKLSREPERLAEERAQILQQTRELAFSNYQTFIRTADCTEHIYRDFGRVESSVSRLLDKLPGFGEKCRGFMKEAEDIGASRRMNSLTLNRHTEILEILEIPQLMDTCVRNGYYEEALELAAYVKRLEKKHSSLPVIQGIVREVRQSTQLMLNQLLQQLRSNSQLPVCLRVIGYLRRMDVFTEAELRVKFLQARGTWLSSILAAIPEDDAYFHITKTIEACRVHLFDIITQYRAIFSDEDPLVPPAGGQVNEGAIFHGWVVQKVAEFLQTLERDLQRGVGSRLDSLLGQCMYFGLSFSRVGADFRGQLAPMFQRVAAETFRRAVQEAVDKFQEDMNLYTLIALPSVLGGTIPPVAPSAQPGTLQPPMALLDFQPLACFLNNVLTAFNDLRLCCPVGLARDVSRCLEDALKTVTRQILVFHRAEESAFSSREKELFIQFCCCYAEDLLPFLNRCLQVLFPPAQLALILGVPATHLHRYGGLGSIDITAVLEPLDFILPERESLAPEVDVMEELSSLELKEPEPTRWDVRESGGEATEQKSEEENQDEEFSLE; this is translated from the exons ATGGCGGCGGTGGACGTGGAGGATGAGAGCATCCTGGCGTCCATCTTCAAGGACAGCTTCCCGGACAGCTGGAGGGACAACCCGGACTTCGCGGCCTACTTGTCAGAGCTGAGCTCCTTCGGGGTGGAGAAGCTGAGCCGGGAGCCGGAGCGGCTGGCGGAGGAGCGGGCTCAGATCCTGCAGCAGACCCGGGAGCTGGCCTTCTCCAACTACCAGACCTTCATCCGCACCGCTGACTGCACCGAGCACATCTACCGGGACTTCGGCCGGGTGGAGAGCAGCGTGTCCCGGCTGCTGGACAAGCTGCCCGGCTTCGGAGAGAAGTGCAG GGGCTTCATGAAGGAGGCCGAGGACATCGGAGCGAGTCGTCGGATGAACAGCCTCACGCTGAACCGACACACGGAGATCCTGGAGATCCTGGAGATCCCTCAGCTCATGGACACCTGCGTCCGCAACGGATACTACGAGGAGGCGCTGGAGCTGGCGGCCTACGTCAAGAGGCTGGAGAAGAAACACTCCTCACTTCCTGTCATCCAG gGAATCGTGCGTGAAGTCCGTCAGTCGACTCAGCTGATGCTCAAccagctccttcagcagcttCGCAGCAACTCTCAGCTTCCTGTCTGCCTGCGTGTGATTGGCTACCTGCGGCGGATGGACGTGTTCACGGAGGCGGAGCTTCGGGTGAAGTTCCTGCAGGCTCGAGGTACCTGGCTGAGCTCCATCCTGGCCGCCATCCCCGAGGACGACGCCTACTTCCACATCACTAAAACTATCGAGGCGTGCCGGGTCCACCTGTTCGACATCATCACACAGTACCGGGCCATCTTCTCCGACGAGGACCCGCTGGTGCCCCCTGCAGGCGGCCAGGTGAATGAGGGCGCCATCTTCCACGGCTGGGTGGTCCAGAAGGTGGCCGAGTTCCTGCAGACGTTGGAGCGGGACCTCCAGCGCGGCGTCGGCAGCCGCCTGGACTCCCTGCTGGGTCAGTGCATGTACTTCGGTCTGTCCTTCAGCCGGGTCGGCGCCGACTTCCGCGGCCAGCTGGCGCCGATGTTCCAGCGGGTGGCGGCGGAGACGTTCCGCCGGGCGGTGCAGGAGGCCGTGGACAAGTTCCAGGAGGACATGAACCTGTACACGCTGATCGCACTGCCCTCGGTTCTGGGCGGAACCATCCCCCCCGTGGCGCCGAGCGCTCAGCCCGGAACCCTGCAGCCTCCCATGGCGCTGCTGGACTTCCAGCCGCTCGCCTGCTTCCTCAACAACGTCCTGACCGCCTTCAACGACCTGCGGCTCTGCTGCCCCGTCGGACTGGCCAGGGACGTGTCCCGCTGTCTGGAGGACGCCCTGAAGACG GTGACCCGGCAGATCCTGGTGTTCCACCGAGCCGAGGAGTCGgccttcagcagcagagaaaaggAGCTCTTCATCcagttctgctgctgctacgCTGAAGATCTGCTGCCATTCCTCAACCGCTGCCTGCAGGTTCTGTTTCCTCCGGCGCAGCTCGCCCTGATTCTGG GTGTTCCAGCAACTCACCTGCACAGGTACGGAGGTCTGGGCAGCATCGACATCACCGCCGTTCTGGAGCCGCTAGACTTTATTCTGCCTGAGAGGGAAAGTTTAGCGCCGGAGGTCGACGTCATGGAAGAACTGAGCAGTTTGGAGCTCAAAGAACCAGAACCGACCCGGTGGGACGTCAGAGAGTCTGGAGGCGAAGCGACGGAACAGAAGTCTGAGGAGGAGAACCAGGACGAGGAGTTCTCTCTGGAGTGA